Sequence from the Metopolophium dirhodum isolate CAU chromosome 2, ASM1992520v1, whole genome shotgun sequence genome:
tgTCGCgagatttatgaattatacctacattacgtttaaattgttattcatttattatatacaaatattttatacatatttacgaTATACCTGTCGAAATTCAACCTGTAAAATACTgtaacgtttatattatattctgtctTAAGGGGATTGAATTTAGACTGTGtttctacctatataatagacCTGTCTGATATAGATTGTACCGACATTAGGATGGATAGTTGGTACCAATGGCGTCggatatttttttggaaaaatatttgaactgtgaaatcataaaaaatgaatatttgtctTGAAGTTTATTTGAAAACgactttttcactttttttaaatttaacttttaacccCTTCAGcattggatttttaaattttgaatattaagaatataaaaatgttaatagcaAGTAGtagaaataatttcaaaacgcAAGAAAGTCGATTTCGTGTAAACTTTTTAACGAAATCAAATATATGTTTTCAGAAATTTTACAGGGTAACTATTAACTAGGttagttaatacaataattagaaaatggttgatattttaatacatcgaaaaaaattaatatttatgtagttaTCGCGTATTATTAGCATGCGCGTGTGCACGTGCGGGAGCGTTCCGCTATTTTTTTTACGCTACTACTAATGATCATTGTCTAGTTACTATGCACACACACATTTACACGACACGGAATgggaaaattgcctatattgaactccttaTAAAAATGGTCGGTATCGAATATCCTTAAAACCGGCGAGTgtgtgcattattattattagcgcTAAGATCGTTAACCAATTTCAACCGGACACAAATAAACCATTAGATTAAATGGGTGGTAATGTGATATTTGACGTAccttgtattataaatacaacattGTAAAAGGcattagatgaaaaaaataatgaatgcgAATAAACGAGCAGCTAACTGGTGCAAAACGAAACGGGTTCGTGTTTCTTGGGTATACAGTGAGTTTGTCCTCACACTGCGCTCTGAACCGTAATTGCCACGTGCGACTCTCGAAAAATCGCAgacgattaatattatattatattattatttaataaaatataatcgaatAATTGactcataatagtatatagacAGACGGCGATTATTAGCATACCCAGTTAGGTTTTCGGATGAAAAatcgatatacctatatattttacataataatacagtgCATATAGTTAACGCGTacttataacagtataataataataataataacgttgaGTAATGATGTGTGAtgtgtatatagtatacctactacagTGTAATGGTATGATCTTTTTACAGAAACGATAAGATCgttggtacaatattattatttacataaccgTTTGACGCGGTCGAGCGGTTTTCTTTTTAAACGTCATGCAGTGTTATATCGAAATAATATAACTGGCTAAAGACGTATATAGGGGGAAGAAACCGAGGCATAAATACCGACATTGCAGCGGACGTGTCGCCTCTGCATATACGGACGGTATGATGGACTGCGGCAGAATACTAAACTCGCCGACTCGCTAATACTCTCCGTGcttatataccagatacctattacctatatataatgtatatattatatattatcgcgtaaataatttataacgctGCGATATATTGTCGTCGCATGCGTCGCACACGACGACGTCAAGACGTGTTAACCGTGTAAACGTTACGAATAACGATTCGTCACTTTAACGTCGACGGGTCactctgtatacaatataatgtcataatattataatattaaacgcgTGGACTGTGggtggtatatgtatataataatgcgCCGGGTAAGCACAGCGCGGCTTTACGGCTGCACACCCACGCGTGacgatttatgaatattttttaacggTTATGGTGAAAATGTTTcaagatggaaaaaaaaatatctttattatcaTATACCAACACGGGTCACGTTCTCGGTAAACAAAAAAACCCgcactgtaaaaatgtatttggcgtgtcattgcaattttttttttttttaaattgaaaaacacTTTCGGACCAAGTATACGAGATTTTCGAACAGGCCTAGACGGTCTCTATTATAAGGCatacacaatataggtacacgccGTATtgcgataaaattattattgcggACAAAGGTTTGCACAACTCACGCGTAGCGATCGATGATTTGGGCGACGGGTGGTCGGCGACAGTTGCTGTATAGCTGGCGTACGCCTATTAATCGTCGGCGCTACCGTAGTACGCCTTGATGATCTTGTGGTACTGCGGTACGACCGCGGCCGAGTTCTTGCTGCTGACCACGTAGAATCCGTTGGGCTTTCCGTTGTTGACGAACGACTTTTTCACCGGTTTTCCGGCCCCTCGGGGCTTGTAGTAAAGCGTACGGCGTGGCAAGATTTTGGAACTGGACGACGACGGCAGTTCGAAGTCACCGGCCTGGGCGTGCTGCATGTGGTGCATCTGCTGTTGCatttgctgctgctgttgctgcatCGTGACCATGTCGTTGACGCCCTTGTAACGTCCGCCGCTGAGCGCGTGCTTGATGGTCGGCAGGTTCCAGTGGTACACCTTGGCAGGTTTGCCGTTGGACATGAATCCCACGGGCACTGTGTTCAAGTTCTTGTAAGGCACCTGCTGGTGCGGCTGGCCCAGCCTTTGGTGGACGGCCGAACCGTCGTCGTAAAAGTGCGAATGTGGTGGCAACTTGACGATGAACATTTGCGAATCCGAACCGCCTTTGCCGTCCGCGGCGTACTTGCTCCTCGACTGGCTGGCCAAGCGTTTCCGGTGATGGTTGGCACCGCTGTTGTCACCGGCACTGCCACTGGTGGTCCGCACCCTCTTCATGCCCAACCTGTTCAACAGTTTAGCGTTGTGCTGCTTGCTCGAAGACTGCTTCGTCGGCGTTTTGGCCGTCGCCGCCGGTTCGGGCGTGGCCGCCGCGGACTCGTCCACCGCGTACATCACTGGGAACCGTTGGCTGTCGTATTCGTTGGCCACCTCCGCCACAGTGTCACTGACGTCATTGCCTTTATTGTCAGTGGACGTCATGCCACCGCGGTCCTCTTTTTGCTTCTTCGCAGCTGTTGGTACGACGCCGAAAGCAGCCACCATCAATGCGGCTATCGCAAACAACAAAACTATTTTACGCATTTCGTTGCTTCCCTGCACActtctgaaaaaatatatacacccAAAGTTAGTCGAGGTACTTATAGATTATAGTTGTGATAATATacgtgaataaattaatttaatttaattgagtttatgaacaaaaatgattttatgcGTTTATCACCAtgtatatacaatgtacattatactgcgttaattttatattcaatgtgGTCAGTTATTACTTTATATGGTGGCATTGGTGAAATtgtgaatataaaattttttgattCTAATTAGATAGTTGACagtaagtataggtaataaatatatgattttgaTTTGAATCAAGTAACAGTCAGTTTCGTTGTCGTGCCACGGCAGACGGCAAGACACAGATGTGAAGATGAATCGTAGGAGAGGCTAAAGGGGCGGGACAGGATACAGGAAGCAGCGCATATCACGAGCAAGACGAGGGTGGTAGGAAGATTTGGATGATAAGCATGTCTGATATAGGAAGTTAGAGATTCCCGCAGTAGCCCAGTCCCTGCTGTACAGGAATTTTTTATGGCGGTGGAAGGGACAAAATAAATTCATGCGCCATccaaatatcattaaattatatatctcAATAATATGGAATACAAAATAAACCGTATAAATCTGTgttcatataatcatatacccacaaagttatttttatgataaagtgaaaaaaatgtttacgccaCATTTCAAGATTTTCGGACATCCTGCACGTCGATccgaatacctatacaaaacgTTCCTATTGAAAGTTCGTCGTTAAACCCAATATATCAgtcttattatgttgtataatatatatatatatatatatatagtacctaatacctatagtatatatatgcggagtttacatattatagatgCTAAGTTTGCTGAGAAAAACGCAACACGTAGGTCGTAGGtacataagtatttatatataacatgtcTATACGCTGACACCGCGTGATCGAGGACGACGCCTCGGTTGTGCTGCAGATGACCCGCCGCCGGGCCAacaaactaattataataatttttacgcacgtttttattttccattttttcatTCGTCGCACGTTTTGCAGCCATATAATTGTTgtgttacaattaatattatcataatggaACCCGCGTGAacagcttataataataataataataataataataataataataataatagtctgtTTTACTAGTTGACTATACCCACGCACTATAGGTACAgtcataattataaatgtagtgTGTTTGTGGGTCCGTGCGACATATACGTCTTGCTGTATGAAAcagttcaattattataatatagccgtTACACACACGCCACGACAAATTATCACGctcatatacttttttataacgtcgtattattattatcgtgtcaCGTGGAGTGCGGATGGTACTATGAACGCGAAGTGCCGGATTTAAGTTTCAGAATGCCGCGGGGACCGAGGCGCATCTAATAATTTTGAAGaaccctttaaaaaaaattgttatttataattaatttgatgtACCTATTAGTTGTATATTCTTGTTGGTATTTGATAAAAGTGaagatggttttaaaaaaagaattttttcgACTAGGTACCTCGCGTGCCTCATGTTTTCCTTGAAAAAGTCAAAATTATAGAGATAAAACTGATTCCATAAGAGTTAGTTTAAATAAACGGGTAGCGGGTAATTccttaaaatacttttttttttcattaggtaTTCAATATCATTTACAATTTATCACTTTACAAAGTTAGAAATTGCAGGAAATCACCCGATAGGCTCTTAAAACAAACTCAGCCTTGAGATGCATCATTTCACCCCTCGCACCCCCGATAAATTCGGCACTGATTATGCGTATGACATTAACATCCGTCCCGGTagctatatttaatattataatatgcagtttGCAATATTTTTCGTACTCGCGATCATCTTCACGCCATTACCACCACCTCTCCGCATTCGCACCCGATGGGAATCCAATTTTGAACTTGAGTAACAATGAAATGAAGACTGAGGGACTCTCACAACATTGCAATGCGCGTTTCcactttttttcttcaaatactGCTTTCGAATCTCATTTAACTCATACACGCTCAACACGTCATGCTTAAagtgtagatatatatataatatatatagtatttactatgCATGGTGTCTGGTGTCGCGTTCAGAAAAACTGAATAAATGTTTTCGTAATGGCTGTCCGGCTCACTTCCTaatttatagatacatttaCTGCGTGAACTCACACAATACGTGTTGTCTCTCGCCTAA
This genomic interval carries:
- the LOC132939396 gene encoding uncharacterized protein LOC132939396, with translation MRKIVLLFAIAALMVAAFGVVPTAAKKQKEDRGGMTSTDNKGNDVSDTVAEVANEYDSQRFPVMYAVDESAAATPEPAATAKTPTKQSSSKQHNAKLLNRLGMKRVRTTSGSAGDNSGANHHRKRLASQSRSKYAADGKGGSDSQMFIVKLPPHSHFYDDGSAVHQRLGQPHQQVPYKNLNTVPVGFMSNGKPAKVYHWNLPTIKHALSGGRYKGVNDMVTMQQQQQQMQQQMHHMQHAQAGDFELPSSSSSKILPRRTLYYKPRGAGKPVKKSFVNNGKPNGFYVVSSKNSAAVVPQYHKIIKAYYGSADD